GGGAAGTGTCCCTTGGAGGACCTGAAGGGGTTCGTGAGGGAAATTGGGGGGTCCTGGAGGGGCTGGGGGCACTGAGGGGGTCAGGATGGGGACGGGGTGGCTTTAGATGGGCTTTGAGAGGGGGATAGAGGCTCCAAATGGGGGCTGGGAGGAACCCCGGGGGGAATGGCCCATAGGGGGAGGGGGTGGAGCGCAGCCCTGGGTGTGACGCTGCCCTTCTATCCCTGCAGGAGTCGGGGGATGACGAGTACCGGGGCGACCAGTCGGACAGCGACGATGAGGTGGATTCCGACTTCGACATCGATGAAGGCGAGGAGCCGACGAGCGACCAGGATGAGAGCGAACCCAAGAAGCGGCGCCGCATCGTCACCAAGGCCTACAGAGTGAGGAGGGGACGGCTGGGGGTCCATCCGAGCGTCCTCTGACCCACTGGGATGGCCCCAAATGGgtgtaataataatagtaacCTGCTAATTGCTGACTGTGGGGAGGATGTGTCCCTTGGAGGACATGGGGCAGCCCCATATGGCTTCTCCATCCTCACATCCTTCCTGCCCAAACCATAGGAGCCCATCAAGAGCCTTCGACCCAAGAAGGCCGacacccccagcagcagctcccaaaaGGCCCGAGAGGTGAAATCAGCCCCGCTGGAGCTCCAGGATGAAGTAGGAGACAGTGAGTGCACACAGGCTGGGATGTGTCAGCATCTCTAAGCTGGAACCAGGCACCCCACTGCCCCGTGAGCTGTGCTGGCCCCACATTGAGCCCCATCCTCCCGCTGCAGGCCGTAAGCACATGAGGCAGTCGACGACAGAACACACACGTCAGACCTTCCTGCGTATCCAGGAGCGCCAGGTTCAATCCAAGCGCAAGAAGGGAGGCCCCAACTACGACCGCCCGCTGAcacaggaggagctgctggaggaggccAAGATCACGGAGGAGATCAACCTCCGCTCGCTGGGTGAGGAGAGGACAGGGAttgggaatgggggggggggtgtagTGGGGGGTGCTGAGACCCTCTGGGCTCATCTCTGCTTCCCCAGAGAACTACGAGCGCCTGGAGGCTGATAAGAAGAAGCAGgtgcagaagaagaggaaatgcaTCGGGCCTGTGATCCGGTACTGGTCCGTCACCATGCCCCTCATCACAGAGCTGGGCAAGGAGGAGAACGTGGACGTGGAGGGGTGAGTTGGGAACAGCGGATGGGATCCTGATGCTTTCCCCTTATGCTGCACACAGACCCCATCACTCCCATCCTTGGGGCTCAGTAGGGAGCAGCAGGGTTAGTGCTGCCCAGGTTCCCCCAGCTCCATGCATCCCTTAGAGCTGATTGTGGCTCTTCCAGGTTGGACCAAGACCCTCAGCAGGCAGAAGCTGCTCCAGCCTCCAGCTCCAAGTGCTCCCGGACCTTCATCTCCTTCACCGACGACGAAACCTTCGAACGTTTCTTCCCCAAATCGAAGGCTCCGCGGTTGCCGGTGCGGGAGATCTGCCCTGTTACCCACAAACCCGCCGTGTATCGTGACCCCATCACTGACATCCCTTATTCCAACATCCGAGCCTTTAAAATCATCCGCGAGGCTTACAAGAAATACATCACGGCCCACGGGCTGCCCAGCGCCGCTGCTGCATCCGCTGCTTTgggtgctgctcctcctggACCTGATCCTGGTCTAAGAGCCACACGGCAGAAGATCATCATCAAGCAGAGCGTGCCCACGGCTTGAGAGCGCCGGTTCCTTGTTCCATGTTGacctgctttgtgctgttgttttcttgcctattttttgtaataaaaaggagaaaaaagaaggagCCTGGAGGTGAGGGGGGGGTGTGCAGGTCGTGCCCCCGTTGCTGGGTTATCCAGCAGGATGAAATGAAACCTTGTTTGCAGGCAGATCCATGCAGTGCCCCATGCACCCCCCCCCCATAGAGTGTTCAGAGGGGCTGGAGGTGAGTGGGGCACACAGGCTGTCTCAGGGCAGCCTCTCCCTGCAGTGACAGAGGTGCCTCCCACAGCACCAACCCCAaacctctcccccctcccccggTATGGGGTGGATGCAGCAGTGAGCTCTGATGCCCCGGGGGGGGCTCCTGAGGGCGGCGGGTACCGGGGTGGAGCTGCGCGGGGCGCTGGTAGGGCTCGATAACAGCGGGATATGTGATCTCGCCCCTCCCCACTGCCGGCTCGCAGAATAAAACGCTGATCTCATGCCCTGCGCGGCCGGAGCCCTTGGCTCAGCACCGGGCACAGCCCAGGCAGGCTACACAGCACCGGCCAGCAGCCAGGTATGGCCTtgggggggagggatggggggcgggggggtgtCCCCACTAAGGACACCGGCTTGGGGGGGGTCACAGGGTGAGCTGGGGGTCCCCGTGCTGAGCGGTGCTGTTGGGTTTCTCCTGCGGCTGTCAGCTCTGGGGTTACCGTGGTGTCCCCCTGGAGAGCCCCTTCCCATTCTCAGAGCTGCGGGTTGGGGGCAAATCCCCACCCCATGTGGGTCCCTCGGGGGGCACGGGGATCCACGTCATGAGCGTGTGCCCGTGGTTCCTCCCTGGGTGGCTGCGGGGTGCAGAAGGGGGGGGGTTATggagggctgtggggagcagcGCTGAGCTGTAACTCAGGTTCCCCAAAAGCACCACAGTGAGGCCTGAGTCTGACCCACAGCCAGAACTGCCCCACAGCTCCCGGCCAACAGGACCCCCCTCAGCCCCCCAATAACccccatggcacagctgtgGCACACTGAGGGGTGGAGGTATCAGTGTCACATgccccccctcccgccccccaGGCCAcccccatcccacagccatgACATCCTACCGGCAAGAGCTGGAGAAATATCGGGACATCGACGAGGACAAGATCCTACAGGAGCTGTCGGCcgaggagctggagcagctggacacggagctgctggagatggaCCCCGAGGTGCGCTGGGGgggtcagcacagcacaggatggGAGTGATGGGGGGTCAGGCACCCATGGGTGTCCCCCGGTGCTTGTCCAGAACGTGCTGCTGCCGGCGGGGCTGCGGCAACGGGATCAGACACAGAAGAGCCCGACGGGACCGTTGGACCGCGAGgcgctgctgcagcacctggagAAGCAAGCGTTGGAGGCCAAGGAACGGGAAGACCTGGTGCCATTCACTGGGGAGAAGAAAGGTGTGGGAACGGGGGGACGTGGTGGGGGGACGCGGTGGGGGgacagggcactgcagcaccagGTATATTTAGCTTGGCGGCACGGAGCTCACCAGCAGCTCAGATGTCCCGGGCGAGTTGGTCCCCAGCCAGCCCCGGGCATGGCCACCCCCTGGCAATGTCACAGTGCTGGCAATGCCACCCCCCAAGTGCTGCCAACCCCTCCCCTGTGCTGCCACCCCTCATTACGTCCCCCTCCCTGGCTGCTCCTGCCTTGCATGGGGGTCACCGAGACCCCGGGGTTGGTGTCACTCcttgctgtggggctgtgcaaGGTGTGAGTCACATCCCACTGCACAGGGAAACCCTTTGTGCCCAAAAACCCAACACGAGAGATCCCCCGTGAGGAGCAGATCACGCTGGAGCCGGAGCTGGAGGAGGCTTTGGCCAACGCCACCGAGGCTGAGATGTGTGACATTGCAGGTGGgtccagcacagcactgctgtgtcacACCAACCCCTCACACCGAGCTGCTGTTGCACTACAGCACTGCACACCCCCTGCCCCAaccccacctccatccccataTCACACCCATATCCCCCAACCTTCATGCTGTGACCACCGAGTCCCTGCCATCCCCTGGCTCCAacagcagcatctccctgcaCTCAGCTTACAACCCCCAAcccctgtggggctgcagctgccctggAAGGGCCCTGGGGGGGGAGTCTGGTGTGCGTGGTGACCCCATGGGTGTCTGACAGCCATCCTGGGGATGTACACACTGATGAGCAACAAGCAGTACTACGACGCCATCTGCAGCGGGACCATCAGCAACACGGAGGGCATCAACAGTGAGTTGATGTGGGGGGGAGAGTGGAGAATAAGGGggggggcagtggggctggTGGTGGGATTGGGGTGAGGGAAGCCCACCTCTGTGCACACCCACGTGTCACACagtcattagggttggaaaatacctccaCTGTCTCTAAGTCCAATCCTGACCCATCCGCACCGCGCTCACTTCAATtaaaggatcatagaatcactggggttggaaaagacctccaaagtCACCCGGTCCGACCCCAACCCGGCCCCACCATGTCCCTAAATAGGATCACAGAACTATGAAGGTTAGAAACGACCTCTGAGGCCACCCAgaccaaccccaacccacccccactgCCCACAGAATGATGGGATCACAGAACCAGAAGGGTTGGGATCACCACCCCCACCAAACCCCATCCCTCACACACACccctgtgtccccccccccccaacccaggTGTGGTGAAGCCAGATAAATACAAACCAGTGCCAGATGAGCCCCCAAACCCCACCAACGTGGAGGAGACGCTGCGACAGATCCAGGCCAACGACAGCGCGCTGGAGGACGTCAACCTCAACAACATCAAGGTGAGGGGGGCACCCACGGCTCTGGGCTGACCTTGGGGTACCTGGGGGGTCTCTGGAGGTGCTGTGCCCCCCTTGATATTACCTATCGTGTCCCATTGGTGCCACTTGCAACCCTTCAACAACAACCTGCGTGCTCTCGGGGACGGCTgtgtccctggagacatccagACCCCTGCGGTGCATCCCCTGGTGACTCTATGCACCACTATGGGGCCATTCCCACCCCATCGTTAACAGCCACGTCCCCCTCGCTGCAGGACATTCCCATCTCCACGCTGAAGGCCATCTGTGAGGCCATGAAAACCAACACCCACGTCAAGAAGCTCAGCCTGGTGGCGACCCGCAGCAACGACCCTGTGGCCAATGTGAgtccatccccacatccccaccatcccaaaagggggggggggcagccccAGTGAGGTGAGGTGACACCCCGAGGTGACACGGGCATCCCGCAGGCTGTGGCTGAGATgctggcagaaaacaaaacGCTGCAGAGCCTCAATATTGAGTCCAACTTCATCACCAGCACCGGCATGATGAGCGTCATCAAGGCCATGTACCAGAACAGCACCCTGAGCGAGCTCAAGGTGGACAACCAGGTGAGGATGGGCAACCACAGGGACCAGGAGGGGTCGGGGGGGTTGTGATGGAGGGGCTCCTGAATTCCCCTTTTGCCCCATGGTaccactgccctgcagtgccaACGCCTGGGGGACACggtggagatggagatggcGACGATGCTGGAGCAGTGCCCCTCCGTCGTGCGCTTCGGGTACCATTTCACACAGCAAGGCCCCCGTGCCCGTGCTGCCATCGCCATCACCCGCAACAACGAGCTCCGTGAGtgacccccctcccccccccccaaattaAAGGGTTAATAGGATCTCGGGACCTGACCTGCCTCTCCCCTGCGCCAGGTcgcaagcagaagaaaacctgaGCGTCCCCCATCACGGCCCCACTGGAGCCCGGAGCTCGGCTCAGCCACGGGTTCTGCTTTGGGCTCCCTGGGGCCGGATCTGCTGTAAATAAAGAGGACGAAGACACGGGGCTGGAGCTGGCTTGTGGAGTGTAATGCCCTCCTTCACAGCTTGAGACCCAGAGGGCCCCAATTACCTCGAACGATTAACGAAAGGCTCGTTAAGGGGCCCAGACGGACCTCTGGATCCCCTCGGGAAGCAGCAAGCTGCATGGTCAGGTCGGGGTATTTATACCCAAAGGATTGGGTTACAGGGCCCGGAGCAATGCCAggattttgggggggggggggggaggaatgAGGCACCCCCAGCAGGGAGGTGGGCACCCATGGAGCTCAGAGCCAGGCACCCAGAGCCCCATagcaggcagcactgtgagTCTGTGGGGTGGGTGAGGGTTTGCAGGGCACTGGGAAGAGCCCCCCAGCCCGGTGTAGGGTTGGTGCTGGCACCCACTGCAGCCCTGGCACCCATCCCAACAACTATTTATGGCCCCGAGCTGAGCAAGCGGGTAAATCCCAGTGCCCAGGTGTAACATCAGCCGGGGCAATGCTGCCAGGGAGCCCCCCCCCACCCTGGACAGGAGCTCTGGGGCCCACGGGACAtaagggctgggggggggggtcctctCCCTGGGGGGTGGGCAGTGGTTTGGGAGttggcagggctgtgtcctGAGATGGGAGCACCCATAGGACCCACAGGCTGatggggggaggtgggggtgaCGTGGCTGGGCGCTCCGCCGACTGCAGGGACAGCTGCTGGGTGCACGAGGAAGGGGAGCCCAACGCTGCCTAAAGGCCACGACCCCCACAGGCAACCATGTCTGCACCACACTGAGCGTGACCTGGAGCAGGGACAGCTGGGGACGGCCCAGAGCCCACAGCGAGACCGCAGTGCTACAATAAAGACGCCCTCAAAAAGGGGCACTCTGTGAGCACAAAACAAGGGGACCCCGCAGCACCAGGCTGTATTTCCCCTCGACCTGCACACCCCTTCATCTCCAGCTGCCCCATTCTCACAGCGGTGGGGCTGAACGCCTCAGGTGGGTGGCAGCGCGGGGGGCTCATCCTCATCAGAGTCAAACTCGGCGTTCTCATCCTTCACCCACTTCCCAGAGGGGTCCTGGATCCATCCAGCACTGCAGACGGACAGACAGATGGAGGAGGGCTGAGCAGGAGGGCAGCGATGGGGGTCCCACACCCGCAGACCCCGCTCACCTCCGCAGCTGTAGGTATCGCTGCAGCGCCTGGCGCCGTGTGGGGCTGACAGCTGTGGGTTGACTGGGGGGCGGTGATGGCTGAGCCCCCCTCGGGCCGCCCCGCTGAGTGTGGGTGGAATCCACGGCtgcctctgcagagcagagagaggaaacaATCAGAGAACCACAGGGGTTGGAGGAATCCAGTTATATACTTCCCACTGCaccacagccctcagcacagTGTCTCAGCAGCCCTCAcagctcctcttctccaggcagatCCACCCCATCCCCTGAGCTGCTTGCAGACCCCCAcagctcccctccctcctccagaCGCCTCCCATGTCCTCCCGGCAGCACAAAGCCCAACTCTGAGCTCTGACAGCACTCACCTCCCCTCCCATTGCACTGCCTGGGCAGCACAACTGCAGCTGTGGCCTCCACTGCATCTCTGTGCTCCTTCATGGCTGTCGGGGCAGCACTCGGCCCCGTTCGGGTCCTTCCTGCTCTCACACCGCTTCCATCCCCCCTGCAAGGGACACCATCAGGGCTTGGAGTtgatgggggtgggatgaaggctctccccatgctgcagagctgaatcCTCACCCcgtcctcctgcagcagctgttgtATGGAGCTGCCTTCAGCAGCGCGCTCTGTGCGATCCGCCTCgtcctgagcagcagaggagctggggaGCCCTGcgggggggatgggggagggggcagagctcagagctgcccttTGGGGGGTGTatagggaaggggagggagctCCGCACCCACCTCAGCGCCCACCGGCacctcctggcactgctgctccctCACTGCCGCCTCCTGCGTGCGGCTGCCGCCATAGCAGCGCCGGAGGCCTGGAAGGGAAGGggtgggtgtgtgtgtgtggggggggggggggggtctcagcactgctcctcccTCACAGCCCCTCACTCACTGCCCACGTGTTTCTTGCCGGTCCGATGCACCGCCAGCACCTCCAGCGTGTCGAAGACGGGGCGGTGCGGGCACACCGTGCAGGCGTACCTGTGTGGGGATGAACCACCGAGCGATCGGAGCGTCACGGAGAGCATCGCTGGGCCCTCCGGTGGGCCCGCGGCCCTCCTGCTATGGGGGttcccccctcccaccccccgcACTTGGGGGTCTCCGCCGTTCACCTCCCGCTCCTCAGCAGCAGTGCTTCGTCCTCCGGGATGTAATTGGCCAACAGCTCCGACACGCGTCTCCTCTGCGAGGGGGGCAACGAGGAGCCGTGAGGGCGGCCCCCGCCTCGGCCTAACCCTCCCCAAAGGCCTAACCACCCCCAAAGGCCTAACCACCCCCAAAGGCCTAACCACCCCTAAAGGCCTAACCACCCCTAAAGGCCTAACCACCCCCAAAGGCCTAACCACCCCCAAAGGCCTAACCACCCCTAAAGGCCTAACCACCCCCAAAGGCCTAACCCTCCCCAAAGGCCTAACCACCCCCAAAGGCCTAACCACCCCTAAAGGCCTAACCACCCCTAAAGGCCTAACCACCCCCAAAGAACTAACCCTCCCCAAAGGCCTAACCACCTCCAAAGGCCTAACCACCCCCTCCGTCCGCCAAAGGAACCTGCTGCCGGGTTGGGGAGGGTTTACCTGCAGCACCGCCAGCTGCCCCGCGTCGTCACCGTCCCGCTTGAAGGACATGGCGGAGCCCAGCGCCGCACCGCCGTCGCCATGGGGAGCGCCCAGCCGTCCGCTTCCGGGTCCTCCGTCCCGTCGTGCCTCGCGCGGGTGTGTTGACCAATGGGGAGCGCGGCGCGGCGGA
This genomic interval from Excalfactoria chinensis isolate bCotChi1 chromosome 32, bCotChi1.hap2, whole genome shotgun sequence contains the following:
- the VPS72 gene encoding vacuolar protein sorting-associated protein 72 homolog, which codes for MSLAEGRAPRRTAGNRLSGLLEAEEEDEFYQTTYGGFTEESGDDEYRGDQSDSDDEVDSDFDIDEGEEPTSDQDESEPKKRRRIVTKAYREPIKSLRPKKADTPSSSSQKAREVKSAPLELQDEVGDSRKHMRQSTTEHTRQTFLRIQERQVQSKRKKGGPNYDRPLTQEELLEEAKITEEINLRSLENYERLEADKKKQVQKKRKCIGPVIRYWSVTMPLITELGKEENVDVEGLDQDPQQAEAAPASSSKCSRTFISFTDDETFERFFPKSKAPRLPVREICPVTHKPAVYRDPITDIPYSNIRAFKIIREAYKKYITAHGLPSAAAASAALGAAPPGPDPGLRATRQKIIIKQSVPTA
- the TMOD4 gene encoding tropomodulin-4 — encoded protein: MTSYRQELEKYRDIDEDKILQELSAEELEQLDTELLEMDPENVLLPAGLRQRDQTQKSPTGPLDREALLQHLEKQALEAKEREDLVPFTGEKKGKPFVPKNPTREIPREEQITLEPELEEALANATEAEMCDIAAILGMYTLMSNKQYYDAICSGTISNTEGINSVVKPDKYKPVPDEPPNPTNVEETLRQIQANDSALEDVNLNNIKDIPISTLKAICEAMKTNTHVKKLSLVATRSNDPVANAVAEMLAENKTLQSLNIESNFITSTGMMSVIKAMYQNSTLSELKVDNQCQRLGDTVEMEMATMLEQCPSVVRFGYHFTQQGPRARAAIAITRNNELRRKQKKT
- the SCNM1 gene encoding sodium channel modifier 1 — protein: MSFKRDGDDAGQLAVLQRRRVSELLANYIPEDEALLLRSGRYACTVCPHRPVFDTLEVLAVHRTGKKHVGSLRRCYGGSRTQEAAVREQQCQEVPVGAEGSPAPLLLRTRRIAQSALLKAAPYNSCCRRTGGDGSGVRAGRTRTGPSAAPTAMKEHRDAVEATAAVVLPRQCNGRGEAAVDSTHTQRGGPRGAQPSPPPSQPTAVSPTRRQALQRYLQLRSAGWIQDPSGKWVKDENAEFDSDEDEPPALPPT